Proteins found in one Magnetofaba australis IT-1 genomic segment:
- a CDS encoding efflux RND transporter periplasmic adaptor subunit yields MPIPHNPRPLLAAALLAACALCALPARAAETPFPVEVLPLSQTETAGGIDAVGTLEPSPRALTFRVGGDMTEILVEDGEPVRKGQVIARLDPFTAQQRLLQNREALRVAEQALKRAQSLVKREIASQERLDQAELNLVQQRTALREAQEHLSRHTLRAPAAGRILLVHAEHPGPVAVTTPIVAFKADDAPWRASIRLTAAQAAAVDPAAPVAIAFPTLPGAEPMTGRVTEIARASEESGFF; encoded by the coding sequence ATGCCGATCCCGCATAATCCTCGTCCGCTGCTGGCCGCCGCGCTGCTGGCCGCCTGCGCCCTGTGCGCCCTCCCCGCGCGCGCCGCTGAGACGCCGTTCCCGGTGGAGGTTCTGCCCTTGAGCCAAACCGAAACGGCGGGCGGCATCGACGCGGTGGGCACGCTGGAGCCGAGCCCGCGCGCGCTCACTTTTCGCGTCGGCGGCGACATGACAGAGATTCTGGTGGAGGACGGGGAGCCGGTGCGCAAAGGGCAGGTGATCGCCCGCCTCGACCCCTTCACCGCCCAGCAGCGTCTGCTACAGAACCGGGAGGCGCTGCGGGTGGCGGAACAGGCGCTCAAGCGAGCGCAGTCGCTGGTGAAGCGGGAGATCGCCTCCCAGGAGCGGTTGGATCAGGCGGAGTTGAATCTGGTGCAGCAGCGCACGGCGCTGCGCGAAGCGCAGGAGCATCTGAGCCGCCACACCCTGCGCGCTCCCGCCGCCGGGCGCATTCTGCTGGTCCACGCCGAGCATCCGGGGCCGGTCGCCGTGACCACGCCCATTGTCGCCTTCAAGGCCGATGACGCGCCGTGGCGCGCATCCATTCGCCTGACGGCGGCGCAGGCGGCGGCGGTGGACCCCGCCGCGCCGGTGGCCATCGCCTTCCCCACCCTGCCGGGCGCCGAGCCGATGACGGGCCGGGTGACGGAGATCGCCCGCGCCAGTGAGGAGAGCGGCTTTTTTTGA
- a CDS encoding protein adenylyltransferase SelO: MKAVGWSLENSFGALPDLLFTPLAPTPVTRPTLVALNAPLAKDLGLDFSTLSEQEQAELFTGNRLPEGAQPLAQAYAGHQFGHFTMLGDGRAIVLGEQTTPSGARVDIQFKGSGRTPYSRNGDGRAALGPMLREYIISEAMAALGIPTTRSLAVAATGEWVYRETPEPGAILTRVAASHLRVGTFQYVAMRQDLSALAKLTQYALARHYPERLGDANPALSLLEAVIERQLALIVEWMRVGFIHGVMNTDNMAISGETIDYGPCAFMDAYHRETVFSSIDHAGRYAYGNQPTIAKWNLARLAEALLPLMDAEQNRAVALAEAAISDFVPRYNALWLRMMGDKFGLEGEEEGDAALIRELLDWMQDEGADFTRTFHGLRDGLPLDGELGQALSLTGWRQRWLARLQRNAGGLAAGQAVMARVNPVVIPRNHRVEEALEAASKEGDLGPMQALLAALAQPYAEGPELARYQESPKPDERVYQTFCGT; the protein is encoded by the coding sequence ATGAAAGCCGTTGGATGGTCATTGGAAAACAGTTTCGGCGCGTTGCCGGATCTTCTCTTCACCCCGCTGGCGCCCACGCCGGTGACGCGCCCCACCCTGGTGGCGCTCAACGCTCCTCTGGCCAAAGATCTGGGATTGGATTTCTCGACTTTGAGCGAGCAGGAGCAGGCGGAGCTGTTTACCGGCAATCGTCTGCCGGAGGGGGCGCAACCGCTGGCGCAAGCCTATGCGGGGCACCAGTTTGGCCACTTCACCATGCTTGGCGATGGCCGCGCCATCGTGTTGGGCGAGCAGACCACCCCCAGCGGCGCGCGGGTGGATATCCAGTTCAAGGGCTCGGGCCGCACCCCCTATTCGCGCAATGGCGACGGCCGCGCGGCGTTGGGACCGATGCTGCGCGAGTACATCATCAGCGAGGCGATGGCGGCGCTGGGCATCCCCACCACGCGCTCTTTGGCGGTGGCGGCTACCGGCGAGTGGGTCTATCGCGAAACCCCCGAGCCCGGCGCCATTCTCACCCGGGTGGCGGCCAGCCATCTGCGTGTGGGCACCTTTCAATATGTGGCCATGCGGCAGGATCTCAGCGCGTTGGCCAAATTGACCCAATACGCCCTGGCGCGCCACTATCCTGAGCGGCTGGGCGACGCCAATCCGGCGCTGAGTCTGCTGGAGGCGGTGATCGAGCGGCAACTGGCGCTCATCGTCGAGTGGATGCGGGTGGGTTTCATCCATGGAGTGATGAATACCGACAACATGGCCATCAGCGGCGAGACCATCGATTACGGCCCCTGCGCCTTCATGGACGCCTACCACCGCGAGACGGTGTTCAGCTCCATCGATCACGCCGGACGCTACGCCTATGGCAATCAACCCACCATCGCCAAGTGGAATCTGGCGCGTCTGGCCGAGGCGCTGTTGCCGCTTATGGACGCCGAGCAGAATCGCGCGGTGGCGCTGGCGGAAGCCGCCATCAGCGACTTTGTGCCGCGCTACAACGCCTTGTGGCTGCGCATGATGGGCGACAAGTTCGGCCTGGAGGGCGAAGAGGAGGGCGATGCGGCGCTGATTCGCGAGCTGCTCGACTGGATGCAGGATGAAGGCGCGGATTTCACCCGCACCTTCCACGGCTTGCGCGACGGCCTGCCGCTGGATGGCGAATTGGGGCAGGCGTTGTCGCTGACTGGGTGGCGCCAACGCTGGTTGGCGCGGCTGCAGCGCAATGCGGGCGGTTTGGCGGCGGGGCAGGCGGTGATGGCGCGGGTCAATCCGGTGGTGATTCCGCGCAACCATCGGGTGGAGGAGGCGCTGGAGGCGGCCTCCAAAGAGGGCGATCTGGGACCGATGCAGGCGCTGTTGGCGGCGTTGGCGCAGCCCTATGCGGAGGGGCCGGAGTTGGCGCGTTACCAGGAGTCGCCCAAGCCCGATGAGCGCGTCTACCAGACCTTCTGCGGAACCTGA
- a CDS encoding zinc ribbon domain-containing protein YjdM: MDTAIPPCPKCNSTFAYEDGDLLICPECGHEWSPGAESAAADDELVVNDAHGNRLQVGDTVTLIKDLKVKGSSSTAKVGTKVKIYRLVEGDHNIDCKITGIGAMMLKSEFVKKA, encoded by the coding sequence ATGGACACCGCCATTCCCCCCTGCCCCAAATGCAACTCCACCTTCGCCTATGAAGATGGCGACCTGCTCATCTGCCCCGAATGCGGCCATGAGTGGAGCCCCGGCGCCGAGTCCGCCGCCGCCGATGACGAACTGGTGGTCAACGACGCCCACGGCAATCGCCTGCAAGTGGGCGACACGGTGACGCTGATCAAGGACCTCAAGGTCAAAGGCTCGTCGTCCACCGCCAAGGTCGGCACCAAGGTCAAGATCTATCGGCTGGTCGAGGGCGATCACAACATCGACTGCAAAATCACCGGCATCGGCGCCATGATGTTGAAATCGGAGTTCGTCAAGAAGGCGTGA